AAATTAACGACGGAACTTCGCGCTATAAATCGACTCTGACAGACACCTTCACAGCAATTTATTTGCGTTACTTGTTAGTTGAGAATGAATCGATGAAAAAAACCACGTTAGCAATGAGTGCGCTGGCCCTGAGCCTGGGGCTGGCGTTAAGCCCGGCTTCCTTCGCCGCTGAAACCGCGTCCGCCGTGACGTCGCAGGCGATGCCGAGCCTGGCGCCGATGCTGGAAAAAGTCATGCCTTCTGTCGTCAGCATTAACGTTGAAGGCAGCACCACGGTCAATACGCCGCGTATGCCGCGCAACTTCCAGCAGTTCTTCGGTGATGATTCGCCGTTCTGCCAGGATGGCTCCCCGTTCCAGAGTTCGCCTTTCTGTCAGGGCGGCCCTGGCGGCGCTGATGGCGGTGGTCAGCAGCAGAAATTTATGGCGCTCGGCTCCGGCGTGATTATCGATGCCGCCAAAGGGTATGTGGTCACCAACAACCATGTGGTGGATAACGCCACCACCATTAAAGTGCAGCTGAGCGACGGCCGTAAGCTGGACGCGAAAATCGTGGGTAAAGATCCGCGCTCCGACATCGCGCTTATCCAGATTCAGGATCCGAAAAACCTGACGGCGATTAAACTTGCCGACTCCGACAGCCTGCGCGTCGGCGATTACGCCGTGGCCATCGGCAACCCGTTCGGCCTTGGCGAAACGGTGACCTCCGGTATCGTCTCCGCGCTGGGCCGCAGCGGCCTGAACGCGGAAAACTACGAGAACTTTATCCAGACCGACGCGGCGATTAACCGCGGGAACTCCGGCGGCGCGCTGGTGAACCTGAACGGCGAGCTTATCGGTATTAACACCGCGATTCTGGCGCCGGACGGCGGCAACATTGGTATCGGCTTCGCTATTCCGAGCAACATGGTGAAAAGCCTGACGTCGCAGATGGTCGAATATGGCCAGGTGAAACGCGGCGAGCTGGGCATTATGGGTACCGAGCTGAACTCTGAACTCGCCAAAGCGATGAAAGTGGACGCCCAGCGCGGCGCGTTCGTAAGCCAGGTGCTGGCGAACTCTTCCGCCGCCAAAGCGGGTGTGAAGGCGGGCGACGTGATTGTGTCGCTGAACGGCAAACCGATTAGCAGCTTCGCGGCGCTGCGCGCGCAGGTCGGCACCATGCCGGTCGGCACGAAACTGACGCTTGGCCTGCTGCGCGACGGCAAACCAGTGAATGTCGATCTGGTGCTGCAGCAGAGCAGCCAGACGCAGGTAGACTCCTCTTCCATCTTCAGCGGTATCGAAGGGGCGGAGATGAGCAACCGCGCCGGTAAAGAGAAAGGCGTGATGGTGAACAGCGTCAAAGCGGGCTCGCCTGCGGCGCGTATCGGCCTGAAGAAAGGGGATGTTATCGTCGGCGCGAACCAGCAGCCGGTGAGCAATATCGCCGAACTGCGCAAAATCCTCGACAGCAAGCCGTCGGTGCTGGCGCTGAATATTCAGCGTGGCGACAGCTCTATCTATCTGCTGATGCAGTAACAGAGTCTCTGAAAACAAAAGGCCGCGATTGCGGCCTTTTTTACGTCTGATGCCCGGCGCGAAAACGCGCGGACGACGTTTATTTATTGCGGGTGAGCTTTTCGAGGTCGGATTCGATCTCGGAGATCTTGTTCGCCACGACGCTTTCCAGATGGCGCAGATCGTCGAGGATTTTGCGTTTCAGATCCACTTCGGTGCGGTCGCGCTGGCAGAGTTGATCCAGCTCGTCTATCACGTAGCGCAGGTTAGGGCTGATCTCCTGCACTTCTTTGTAACCCTGACCGACGCCGTCGGCGACCACGGTTTTGCGCTGGCGTGGGTATTTAAACTTCACGCTCTTGGCGAAGAACTCGCCCTTATCCTTATGGAAGTAGATCTTCAGGATATCGTTGTTCGCTTCCTGGCGCAGACTGTAACGGTCGATTTCATCAGGATTGGTTATGCCAAGACTCTTAAGGTTGTCGTACATAGCGATCCCCCTGGGGAAATATTAACCTTTAGATAATTAATGAAAAGATCTCATCGC
This DNA window, taken from Cronobacter universalis NCTC 9529, encodes the following:
- the degP gene encoding serine endoprotease DegP produces the protein MKKTTLAMSALALSLGLALSPASFAAETASAVTSQAMPSLAPMLEKVMPSVVSINVEGSTTVNTPRMPRNFQQFFGDDSPFCQDGSPFQSSPFCQGGPGGADGGGQQQKFMALGSGVIIDAAKGYVVTNNHVVDNATTIKVQLSDGRKLDAKIVGKDPRSDIALIQIQDPKNLTAIKLADSDSLRVGDYAVAIGNPFGLGETVTSGIVSALGRSGLNAENYENFIQTDAAINRGNSGGALVNLNGELIGINTAILAPDGGNIGIGFAIPSNMVKSLTSQMVEYGQVKRGELGIMGTELNSELAKAMKVDAQRGAFVSQVLANSSAAKAGVKAGDVIVSLNGKPISSFAALRAQVGTMPVGTKLTLGLLRDGKPVNVDLVLQQSSQTQVDSSSIFSGIEGAEMSNRAGKEKGVMVNSVKAGSPAARIGLKKGDVIVGANQQPVSNIAELRKILDSKPSVLALNIQRGDSSIYLLMQ
- a CDS encoding DUF3461 family protein, which gives rise to MYDNLKSLGITNPDEIDRYSLRQEANNDILKIYFHKDKGEFFAKSVKFKYPRQRKTVVADGVGQGYKEVQEISPNLRYVIDELDQLCQRDRTEVDLKRKILDDLRHLESVVANKISEIESDLEKLTRNK